From the Pedobacter cryoconitis genome, one window contains:
- a CDS encoding DUF4397 domain-containing protein, whose translation MKMYKPSYILLISLLSFAFVSCKKTEQTPVITHLTLFNAMPGEEKLLPSFRGTAPLNNYYLSSLFYYGIFDIGGRYAITKEDQPLAIYSYPDTLLPNKPLLDLNLKLTKGSINSLYFLGSVAHPDYLLDTYLPPAHQAADSTFGIRFINLSPGSKPVNVYLVSAGERKEAEGLAYKGVTGFKNYSATLKTSDYTFEIRDQESQQLLTSYTTIGIGKPTENAWRFRNFTIALIGLPGESTEKLKQKSFLFNNY comes from the coding sequence ATGAAAATGTATAAACCTAGCTATATCTTATTAATCAGCTTGTTGTCCTTTGCTTTTGTGTCCTGCAAAAAAACAGAACAAACACCTGTGATTACACATCTTACGCTATTCAATGCGATGCCTGGAGAGGAAAAGTTGTTGCCGAGCTTTAGAGGAACAGCACCTTTAAATAACTATTATCTTTCCAGCCTGTTTTATTACGGTATTTTTGATATAGGTGGCAGATATGCGATTACCAAAGAAGATCAGCCTTTAGCGATTTACAGCTATCCGGATACACTGCTACCCAATAAGCCATTATTGGATCTCAACCTTAAATTAACCAAAGGGAGTATCAATAGCCTGTACTTTTTAGGAAGCGTTGCACATCCTGATTATTTGCTGGATACCTATCTGCCGCCTGCTCATCAGGCAGCAGACAGTACATTCGGCATCAGATTTATAAACCTTTCTCCCGGAAGCAAACCCGTAAACGTTTACCTGGTGTCAGCCGGAGAACGTAAAGAAGCAGAAGGTCTGGCATATAAAGGGGTTACTGGCTTTAAGAACTATAGCGCAACTTTAAAAACCAGCGACTATACTTTTGAAATCCGGGATCAGGAATCGCAGCAACTTCTGACAAGCTATACCACCATAGGCATAGGAAAACCTACTGAGAATGCATGGCGGTTCAGAAATTTCACCATTGCCTTGATCGGGTTACCTGGTGAAAGCACTGAAAAGCTGAAACAAAAATCCTTTTTGTTCAATAACTATTAA
- a CDS encoding ABC transporter ATP-binding protein: MEPIVRISGLSHRYSTSWAIRDINIEIPRSGIVGLLGSNGAGKSTTMNILCGVLSQTAGEVIINGIDLSKEPERAKQEIGFLPQTPPLYMDLTVDEYLRHCGILRSVEGKQLKAAMEEVKERCGLTHISKRLIKNLSGGYKQRVGIAQAIIHHPKLVVFDEPTNGLDPNQIIEVRGLIKDIATERAVILSTHVLTEVQYLCKQIVMIESGRIVFSDTMEAFDNYVAPHSMMVLMENAPAADALLAIEGITRVEYLTEKQLRLYFNGDRSISETLVLESAKQGWRLRELHMEKSSLDETFAQLSRFSN, translated from the coding sequence ATGGAACCAATCGTTCGTATTAGCGGTTTGTCGCATCGTTATAGTACCAGCTGGGCTATACGTGACATCAATATAGAGATCCCAAGAAGTGGGATTGTAGGCTTATTAGGCTCTAACGGAGCAGGTAAATCTACAACCATGAATATTCTTTGCGGTGTGCTGTCACAAACCGCAGGAGAAGTAATCATTAATGGGATTGACCTGAGCAAAGAGCCTGAACGGGCTAAACAGGAGATCGGATTTTTACCTCAGACTCCACCATTATACATGGACTTAACAGTAGATGAGTACCTCAGACATTGTGGGATTCTGCGTTCTGTAGAAGGTAAACAGCTGAAAGCCGCGATGGAAGAAGTGAAGGAACGCTGCGGCTTAACACACATCAGCAAAAGGCTGATTAAGAACTTATCTGGGGGGTATAAACAAAGAGTGGGCATTGCACAGGCCATTATTCACCATCCAAAACTGGTGGTCTTTGATGAGCCGACTAATGGATTGGATCCCAATCAGATTATCGAGGTCCGCGGACTGATCAAGGACATTGCCACAGAACGGGCCGTGATCCTTTCTACTCATGTACTTACCGAAGTGCAATACCTGTGTAAACAGATCGTAATGATCGAAAGCGGAAGGATTGTGTTTTCGGATACGATGGAAGCCTTCGACAATTATGTGGCGCCGCACAGCATGATGGTGCTGATGGAAAATGCGCCTGCTGCTGATGCCTTGCTGGCTATTGAAGGTATCACCAGAGTTGAATATCTGACTGAAAAACAGCTCAGGCTCTATTTTAATGGTGATCGCAGCATCTCTGAAACGCTGGTGCTGGAGAGTGCAAAGCAAGGATGGCGGTTGCGTGAGCTCCATATGGAGAAAAGTTCATTAGATGAAACCTTTGCCCAATTGTCCAGATTCTCTAATTAA
- a CDS encoding Gldg family protein codes for MKKIVQIARLELSLLFYSPIAWLLIMILFLQMSFDLIPAIDEIQHIQEFIPAFSFLTDKFFTTSIKLGNLPYGIFFGILSSLYLYTPLVTMGIISRETSSGTIKLLYSSPVKLSQIVYGKFLAMLVYNLVIIALMGLFLIIGILFIDNFDYPHPLVALLVTFLLLSAYAAIGIFMSSLTSYQVVAAICTFAVLALMNYIGNFGQSLAFVRDLTYSLSMPSRAERMVAGLLNSRDVIYYLVVSGIFVGFTIVKLQLGRVSKPFLYHAARYMLVLMVGLSIAYLSSRQPVIVYYDATYTKVNTIVKATQQILKDMGEEPLEVTAYVNALHGSYSFGAPVNRIPATARWEPYLRFKSNINLKWVYYYDYRDPQFYVINQGKSLKTFFLERAKAFEIDTAGFLNPERIRKEADLRGENDRLVFQLKYKGKTTFLRTFDDASFWPDEPEVAAAMKRLIVTPPQIVFVTDGYQRSMDKIGDRDYKMLANNKSGRASMINVGFDIDSVSLENGHIPAGIAALVIGDPRVQFSAVAKAKLQKYLADGGNLLIAGEPGKQAVINPLLESLGVKMRSGTLVQSSTDFSYGLVTPKLAAGAVAMAPDMEKAYKEKAKVSMPGAAALSEEHQGSFTIQPLLMTNEKTAWIKMGQFVLDSAALVFDAKIGDQKGAFPAALMLTRQLKNKEQRIVVAGDADFFSNKELSRNNIEIMNGSVGISIFSWFANREFPVSMSRPESRDNKLLLTKGGVSTLEILYYGLIPSTIFLFGMVLLIRRKRK; via the coding sequence ATGAAAAAAATAGTACAAATAGCCAGACTGGAACTTAGCCTGCTATTTTATTCCCCTATAGCCTGGTTGCTGATCATGATCTTGTTCTTGCAAATGAGTTTTGATCTGATTCCGGCTATAGACGAAATACAACATATACAAGAATTTATTCCCGCTTTTTCTTTTTTAACGGATAAGTTTTTTACGACCAGCATTAAGTTAGGGAATCTTCCCTATGGAATCTTTTTTGGCATTCTTTCCAGTCTCTATCTTTATACTCCGCTGGTGACGATGGGAATAATCAGCCGGGAAACTAGTAGCGGAACGATAAAATTGCTATACTCTTCACCTGTAAAACTAAGCCAGATCGTGTATGGGAAATTTCTTGCCATGCTGGTTTATAATTTGGTGATCATCGCTTTAATGGGACTTTTCCTGATTATCGGGATCTTATTTATTGATAATTTTGACTACCCACACCCATTGGTTGCCTTGCTGGTTACTTTTTTACTGTTAAGTGCCTATGCCGCAATCGGGATCTTTATGTCCAGTCTTACCAGTTATCAGGTGGTGGCAGCGATCTGTACTTTTGCCGTACTGGCTTTGATGAATTACATAGGTAATTTCGGGCAAAGTCTTGCTTTTGTGCGGGACCTTACTTACAGCCTCTCCATGCCAAGCAGGGCTGAACGTATGGTTGCCGGCCTGTTGAATAGTCGTGATGTAATCTATTACCTTGTTGTTTCAGGGATTTTTGTTGGTTTTACAATTGTTAAACTGCAACTCGGCCGGGTAAGCAAACCCTTCCTTTATCATGCAGCCAGGTATATGCTGGTGCTGATGGTTGGATTGTCAATTGCTTATTTAAGCTCCCGCCAGCCCGTAATTGTCTATTATGATGCGACCTATACCAAAGTCAATACGATTGTTAAAGCGACTCAGCAGATCTTAAAAGACATGGGGGAGGAGCCTCTGGAGGTCACTGCTTATGTGAATGCCTTACATGGGTCTTATAGCTTTGGTGCACCTGTAAATCGTATTCCAGCTACTGCCCGCTGGGAACCTTACCTGCGCTTTAAATCCAATATCAATCTCAAATGGGTCTATTATTATGATTACCGGGATCCTCAGTTTTATGTTATTAATCAAGGGAAAAGCTTAAAAACGTTCTTTTTAGAACGTGCGAAGGCTTTTGAGATCGATACTGCTGGATTTTTAAATCCTGAAAGGATTCGTAAAGAGGCAGACCTGCGAGGTGAAAATGACAGGCTGGTATTTCAGTTGAAATATAAAGGGAAAACTACATTTCTAAGAACTTTTGACGATGCCAGTTTCTGGCCTGATGAGCCTGAAGTTGCCGCAGCGATGAAACGTTTGATTGTGACTCCACCTCAAATAGTTTTTGTAACAGACGGGTATCAGCGGAGCATGGATAAGATCGGAGACAGGGATTATAAAATGCTGGCTAATAATAAATCAGGCAGGGCTTCGATGATCAATGTTGGCTTTGATATAGACAGTGTTTCTTTAGAGAATGGCCATATTCCAGCAGGTATTGCTGCATTGGTAATTGGAGATCCCAGGGTTCAGTTTAGTGCGGTTGCAAAAGCTAAACTTCAGAAATATTTGGCAGATGGTGGCAATTTACTGATCGCAGGAGAGCCAGGTAAGCAAGCTGTAATTAACCCTTTACTCGAATCTTTGGGGGTGAAAATGCGCAGTGGCACACTTGTTCAAAGCAGCACAGATTTTTCTTATGGGCTGGTCACACCAAAATTGGCTGCCGGGGCCGTAGCAATGGCGCCTGACATGGAAAAGGCTTATAAAGAGAAAGCGAAAGTTTCTATGCCTGGTGCCGCAGCTTTAAGCGAAGAGCATCAAGGATCTTTTACTATTCAGCCGTTATTGATGACGAATGAAAAAACGGCCTGGATAAAAATGGGACAATTTGTATTGGATTCCGCTGCATTAGTGTTTGATGCTAAAATTGGTGATCAAAAGGGGGCTTTTCCTGCCGCATTGATGCTGACCAGGCAGTTGAAGAACAAGGAACAGCGGATTGTAGTAGCCGGTGATGCCGATTTCTTCAGTAATAAGGAACTGTCAAGGAATAATATAGAGATCATGAACGGGTCTGTTGGTATCAGTATTTTTAGCTGGTTTGCCAATCGGGAATTCCCGGTAAGTATGTCTCGTCCAGAATCCAGAGATAATAAATTACTGCTGACCAAAGGTGGTGTAAGCACTTTAGAGATATTGTATTATGGGCTGATTCCAAGCACAATTTTCCTGTTCGGAATGGTGCTGTTGATTCGCAGAAAACGTAAATAA
- a CDS encoding MutS-related protein, whose amino-acid sequence MSFITDKQTIDDLNIFSRSGSDSIYYIFNKTYTQGGAVLLEHLFRNPLSDEKMINERVAVLRYFQENKTVFPLQGNRFEEAERYLANTDPRSRLSNQGFSMADFKAAGESVTALTEILQGLKSFMLEIQPRVPQNPYGKEVAKILELLNSRALEIIFTDHGKGKISSGKIVEYDNILRFQQRPLLEKILQHIYHLDVYISIARVAQERGYIFATALKRDANRLKLKGLGHPLLNKPVTNALEMTPDSNIVFLTGANMAGKSTFMKSLSIAMYLAHLGFPVAAEQMEFSVCDGMYTTINLPDNLAMGASHFYAEVLRVKKVAVELGAGKNLFVVFDELFRGTNVKDAYEGTIAIMEAFASKPHSLFVISTHIMEAGVVLQQKCSNMIFRYLPTRMENGKPVYTYTLTEGITDDRHGMIIINNEGVLELISDRKQAKNTQTNLSADKQTIEDLNLQGKFKQQSIYSLFNRLQTRGGEKILEAMFAQPLNQPELINKRSALFAFFQQHQVIFPVIRSQIESMEDYLAGGAGAALPRVAWGIFIKKFQQTLFHSAELLQLQAGQSVTIEVLQAFQVFFSELKAQPGIEVYQNDLSKAINILQDSRLQGILSQAEEQPSLIQLIKNDYVIRHAMMNQMETLLKLIYELDVFAGVAAVAVEHDFVYAKALPADQMVLNMQGFRHPGLRNGIANNLHLTKDRNVLFLTGANMAGKSTFMKSMGIAVYLAHMGFPVAAKNMEFSVKDGLFSSINVSDNLDMGYSHFYAEVLRTKTVAKAVNESLDLYVLFDELFKGTNVKDAYDATLAVTKAFAENRNSFFVVSTHIIEVGEALGKLCDNLQFSFLPTVMKDGIPTYPYTLASGITTDRQGMIIIENEKIVDIIQANDPVTTKTPL is encoded by the coding sequence ATGAGCTTTATAACTGATAAACAAACGATCGATGATTTGAATATCTTCTCCAGGTCCGGGAGTGATTCAATCTACTATATTTTTAATAAAACCTATACTCAGGGTGGGGCGGTACTGCTGGAACACCTGTTTCGGAATCCGCTTTCGGATGAAAAAATGATCAATGAAAGAGTAGCTGTTCTGCGATATTTTCAAGAAAATAAAACTGTTTTTCCTTTACAGGGAAACCGTTTTGAAGAAGCCGAAAGGTACCTTGCTAATACCGATCCGCGCAGTCGCCTTTCTAATCAGGGATTCAGTATGGCAGACTTTAAGGCCGCCGGAGAAAGTGTAACTGCATTAACGGAGATTCTACAGGGCTTAAAAAGCTTTATGCTGGAAATTCAACCAAGAGTACCGCAAAATCCATATGGCAAAGAAGTAGCAAAAATCCTTGAATTGTTGAATTCCAGAGCATTGGAAATCATCTTTACAGACCATGGTAAAGGAAAAATCTCATCCGGTAAAATTGTAGAATACGACAATATTTTACGCTTTCAGCAACGTCCGCTGCTGGAGAAAATCCTCCAGCACATCTATCACCTGGATGTTTATATTTCCATCGCCAGAGTGGCCCAGGAAAGGGGGTATATATTTGCTACTGCGCTCAAGCGTGATGCCAACCGGTTAAAGTTGAAAGGTTTAGGCCATCCTCTGTTGAATAAACCAGTGACTAATGCTTTGGAGATGACACCAGATAGCAATATTGTTTTCCTGACCGGGGCGAATATGGCGGGCAAGTCTACCTTTATGAAATCACTCAGCATTGCGATGTACCTCGCGCACCTGGGTTTTCCGGTTGCAGCGGAGCAAATGGAGTTCTCGGTATGTGATGGTATGTACACCACTATTAATTTGCCGGATAACCTGGCCATGGGAGCCAGTCATTTCTATGCAGAGGTATTGAGGGTGAAAAAAGTAGCGGTTGAACTTGGGGCAGGAAAGAACTTGTTTGTCGTTTTTGATGAGTTATTTCGTGGAACCAATGTAAAGGATGCCTATGAAGGTACCATTGCCATTATGGAAGCTTTTGCCAGTAAGCCACATTCATTATTTGTAATTTCTACACACATTATGGAAGCCGGGGTTGTGTTGCAGCAGAAATGCAGCAACATGATCTTTCGCTATTTGCCTACCCGGATGGAGAATGGCAAACCTGTTTATACCTATACGCTAACCGAAGGGATTACCGACGACAGGCATGGAATGATCATCATCAATAATGAAGGTGTATTGGAACTGATCAGCGATAGAAAACAAGCAAAAAACACACAGACTAATCTAAGTGCAGATAAGCAAACTATTGAGGATCTGAATTTGCAGGGAAAGTTTAAACAGCAATCTATTTACAGTCTGTTCAATCGTCTGCAAACCAGAGGTGGGGAAAAGATACTGGAAGCTATGTTCGCGCAACCTTTGAATCAGCCAGAACTGATCAATAAACGCAGTGCTTTATTCGCGTTTTTTCAGCAGCATCAGGTAATTTTTCCAGTGATCCGATCTCAGATAGAGTCGATGGAAGATTACCTGGCAGGCGGAGCAGGTGCTGCATTGCCAAGAGTAGCATGGGGGATTTTTATTAAAAAATTCCAGCAAACGCTTTTCCACAGTGCTGAATTGTTGCAATTACAAGCCGGACAATCGGTCACTATTGAAGTTTTACAGGCATTTCAGGTGTTCTTTTCAGAACTGAAAGCCCAACCAGGAATAGAGGTTTACCAGAATGACCTGAGTAAAGCAATAAACATCCTCCAGGATTCCAGACTTCAGGGTATTTTAAGTCAAGCAGAAGAGCAACCTTCTTTAATACAGCTGATTAAAAATGACTATGTGATCCGTCATGCGATGATGAATCAGATGGAAACTTTGTTAAAACTTATTTATGAGCTTGACGTATTTGCAGGTGTGGCAGCGGTTGCTGTTGAGCATGATTTTGTGTATGCAAAAGCATTGCCTGCCGATCAGATGGTCTTGAATATGCAAGGTTTCCGCCATCCGGGATTGAGAAATGGTATAGCCAATAACCTGCATTTAACTAAAGACCGTAATGTGCTGTTTTTAACTGGTGCAAACATGGCCGGGAAATCTACCTTCATGAAATCAATGGGGATTGCAGTTTACCTTGCTCATATGGGCTTCCCGGTAGCAGCCAAAAATATGGAGTTTTCAGTGAAAGATGGTTTATTCTCTTCCATCAACGTTTCTGATAATCTGGATATGGGTTACAGTCATTTTTATGCAGAAGTATTGCGTACCAAAACCGTGGCCAAAGCAGTTAACGAATCCCTGGATCTTTACGTCTTGTTTGATGAGTTATTTAAAGGTACGAATGTAAAAGATGCTTATGATGCCACGTTGGCGGTCACTAAAGCTTTTGCCGAAAACAGGAACAGTTTTTTTGTCGTTTCTACACACATTATTGAAGTAGGCGAAGCTTTAGGGAAATTGTGTGATAACCTGCAATTCTCCTTCCTGCCTACTGTGATGAAAGATGGCATACCGACCTATCCATATACATTGGCTTCCGGTATTACGACCGACCGGCAGGGAATGATCATCATTGAAAATGAAAAGATCGTGGATATCATTCAAGCAAACGATCCGGTAACAACTAAAACTCCTTTATAA
- a CDS encoding M16 family metallopeptidase — protein MFIKYKYLSFLFLMALCIPFACKTSQDAQPLLLDPEVRMGKLPNGFTYYIRKNKTPEKRVTMYLANKVGSILETDQQRGIAHFVEHMNFNGTKHFPKKELSNYLEKSGVRFGADINANTGFDETVYQLPLPSDNPELLANGLQIMRDWAQDANMEAEDVERERRVILEEKRFRQGITQRLQEKSVPFYTNNSRYGLRLPIGTEEVLLKATPEQIRSFYKTWYRPDLQAILVVGDIDVNQMEKKIKAKFSDLHNPEKEKERPVYRVSLTGKNQYMQFLDSEFTGISIEIIKKQLADTILTTADYRANLKNKLLAELVSIRFRRLPIVGFAPLSGGLTSFSVNLTTKPAETEQALKSVWLELRRMEEQGFTKGELERVKKAYQFQMDETLKEKDKTASEVLIKPYLQHFLTGNAAPGINKEAELTKELLSEVTLNEINELMKEYMKAKDRDIIAKSSAYNKSFLPDEATLLKWLENVYAQSLPPMEEDEMELPLLKKEPVPGKISAVEEIKQAGIQKISLSNGMTVLLKRTDFQNDQILFKGLAEGGTSLSGDADYESALNAANIIAAAGAGNYDALQLDKFMTGRKVQLSPFILDQYQGFNGSTTKEDLPAALELLHAYFTEPRKDEESYQTLLGRAKEQLINKEDNRSQIFMDTVNLVLGNYHLRKKPQSISRLSAIKLDRAFEIYKERFANAAAFTFLFVGNIEVEKVKPLLEKYLGSLPSKGSVEPAKDLGINIPAGRISKTVYKGTEQKSSIVLAYSGDFDYNFENTIKMNAIADALKISLTQRLRDQEGGTYTPNVQLSLSKYPKRRFAMIVSFDCAPKNAEKLTASVQDELNKMRTSGPSMENLQKFKAARKAGLETGAKNNEFWMDYLASQLMNKEPLTQLYDYDAALNGISTKSVQEAAVKYIQDKNYVKLVLMPEKTNP, from the coding sequence ATGTTCATCAAATATAAATATTTAAGCTTTTTATTTCTTATGGCGCTTTGCATCCCTTTTGCTTGTAAAACGAGTCAGGATGCACAGCCGTTGCTATTGGATCCCGAAGTAAGAATGGGTAAGCTGCCTAATGGTTTTACCTATTACATCCGTAAAAATAAAACACCGGAAAAACGGGTGACCATGTATCTGGCTAATAAAGTTGGTTCTATTCTGGAAACAGATCAGCAAAGGGGGATAGCTCATTTTGTAGAGCACATGAACTTTAATGGAACCAAACATTTCCCTAAAAAAGAACTCTCCAATTACCTGGAAAAATCAGGAGTGCGTTTTGGTGCTGATATCAATGCGAATACTGGTTTTGATGAAACCGTGTATCAGCTACCTTTACCTTCGGATAACCCGGAATTATTGGCCAATGGCTTGCAAATCATGCGTGACTGGGCGCAGGATGCCAATATGGAAGCGGAAGACGTAGAACGTGAACGTCGCGTGATCCTGGAAGAAAAACGCTTCCGGCAGGGAATTACACAACGCCTTCAGGAAAAGAGCGTTCCCTTTTATACTAATAATTCCCGTTATGGCTTGCGTTTGCCTATCGGAACAGAAGAAGTGTTGTTAAAGGCTACACCAGAACAAATCCGTAGTTTCTATAAGACTTGGTATCGCCCGGATCTTCAGGCTATTTTGGTAGTAGGAGATATTGATGTGAATCAAATGGAGAAGAAGATCAAAGCGAAATTCTCAGACCTTCATAATCCGGAGAAAGAGAAAGAACGCCCTGTTTATCGGGTCAGTCTGACCGGTAAAAACCAATATATGCAGTTTCTGGATTCAGAATTTACTGGAATCTCCATAGAAATTATAAAGAAACAGCTGGCAGACACCATTCTTACGACAGCAGATTACCGTGCGAACCTCAAAAATAAATTGTTGGCAGAGCTAGTGAGTATCCGGTTTAGAAGGCTTCCTATTGTCGGTTTTGCACCTTTGTCGGGTGGGTTAACTTCTTTTTCTGTGAACTTGACAACTAAACCAGCAGAGACGGAGCAAGCATTGAAAAGTGTATGGCTGGAACTTCGCCGGATGGAGGAACAGGGTTTTACAAAAGGAGAACTGGAGAGGGTTAAGAAAGCTTATCAGTTTCAAATGGATGAAACTTTGAAAGAAAAAGATAAGACTGCTTCAGAAGTGCTGATCAAACCTTATCTGCAACATTTTTTAACCGGTAATGCGGCGCCTGGTATCAATAAAGAGGCAGAACTGACTAAAGAATTACTTTCTGAGGTAACGCTGAATGAAATTAATGAGCTGATGAAGGAATATATGAAAGCTAAAGATCGCGACATCATCGCGAAATCATCAGCGTATAATAAATCATTTCTTCCAGATGAAGCGACCTTACTTAAATGGCTGGAAAATGTGTATGCGCAAAGTCTGCCACCAATGGAAGAAGACGAAATGGAACTTCCTTTGCTTAAAAAAGAACCTGTCCCAGGAAAGATCAGTGCTGTAGAAGAGATCAAACAAGCCGGTATTCAAAAGATCAGTCTGAGCAATGGCATGACGGTGTTATTGAAAAGAACAGACTTTCAGAATGATCAGATTCTATTTAAAGGTTTGGCTGAAGGAGGAACTTCTTTATCCGGCGATGCAGATTATGAAAGTGCACTCAATGCCGCAAATATCATTGCTGCTGCGGGTGCTGGTAATTATGATGCTTTACAGTTGGACAAATTTATGACCGGAAGAAAGGTTCAGCTGAGTCCTTTTATATTGGATCAGTACCAGGGGTTCAATGGCAGTACGACTAAAGAAGACCTGCCAGCTGCATTGGAATTGCTGCATGCTTATTTTACAGAACCTCGTAAAGATGAAGAATCCTATCAGACACTTTTAGGAAGGGCTAAAGAACAGCTAATCAATAAAGAGGATAATCGCAGCCAGATATTTATGGACACAGTGAACCTGGTGTTGGGAAATTATCATTTGCGTAAAAAGCCACAAAGCATCAGTCGTTTATCAGCGATCAAGCTTGATCGGGCCTTTGAGATTTATAAAGAACGATTTGCGAATGCAGCTGCTTTTACCTTCCTTTTTGTAGGAAATATAGAGGTTGAAAAAGTTAAACCACTATTGGAAAAATATCTGGGCTCGCTGCCTTCGAAAGGATCTGTTGAGCCGGCTAAGGATCTTGGAATTAACATTCCTGCGGGCCGGATTTCTAAAACTGTGTATAAAGGCACAGAACAGAAGTCAAGTATAGTTCTTGCATATTCAGGTGATTTCGACTACAATTTTGAGAATACAATTAAGATGAATGCGATTGCTGATGCCTTGAAAATCAGCCTTACTCAGCGTCTTCGTGATCAGGAGGGAGGGACCTATACCCCGAATGTACAATTGAGTTTATCTAAATATCCGAAAAGACGGTTTGCAATGATCGTTTCATTTGACTGTGCCCCAAAGAATGCAGAGAAGCTGACTGCTTCCGTACAGGATGAACTGAACAAAATGAGAACATCAGGTCCTTCCATGGAAAACCTACAGAAGTTTAAGGCAGCGCGTAAAGCCGGACTGGAAACAGGTGCTAAGAACAATGAGTTCTGGATGGATTACCTGGCTTCGCAGTTGATGAATAAAGAACCTTTAACACAGCTCTATGATTATGATGCGGCTTTAAATGGTATCAGCACAAAGTCAGTTCAGGAAGCTGCTGTAAAATACATTCAGGATAAAAATTATGTGAAACTGGTTTTAATGCCTGAAAAAACTAACCCTTGA